Proteins encoded within one genomic window of Flavobacterium gilvum:
- a CDS encoding sodium:solute symporter produces MQLFDWIVLIATLLFIVIYGAWKTRGSKNVDDYILDNNTTPWFTVGLSVMATQASAITFLSTPGQAFHDGMGFVQFYFGLPIAMVVICLTFIPIYHKYKVYTAYEYLEKRFDLKTRSLAAILFLVQRGLGTGITIYAPSIILSALLGWNLTYTNIIIGILVIIYTFSGGTKAVNVTQKQQMFVILTGMMITFFLIFDYLPNDMTFDNALHIAGANQKMNIVNFSFDLDEKYTFWSGITGGFFLALAYFGTDQSQVGRYLSGKSVKESQMGLIMNGFLKVPMQFLILLTGVMVFVFFQFNVTPLNFNPNNKIIVENSKYKTEYQNLQKELDQLSENEKVINLLYIDQLNQDYDNPTLRKGLVDLAIKEKELRAKAKEIITKADSKAETNDKDYVFFYFILHYLPKGLIGLLLAVIISAAMSSTASGLTALASTTAIDIYKRNIKEEKDEKHYLNASKLFTLMWGIIAIAFACIATLFENLIQLVNIIGSIFYGTVLGIFLVGFYTKKIQGKSIYYSAIISQIAIFIIYYFTNFIYPSGAEKLGYLWLNFIGALLTIILSYLLQISVFKSEEELTTLVDNSIT; encoded by the coding sequence ATGCAATTATTTGACTGGATTGTACTCATTGCAACACTACTATTCATTGTAATTTACGGTGCCTGGAAAACTAGAGGTAGCAAGAATGTTGATGATTATATACTTGACAATAACACTACTCCTTGGTTTACGGTAGGACTTTCTGTAATGGCTACGCAAGCCAGTGCCATTACCTTTTTGTCGACACCGGGTCAGGCTTTTCATGACGGAATGGGGTTTGTGCAATTCTATTTTGGTTTACCAATAGCCATGGTTGTCATCTGCCTTACCTTTATTCCTATTTACCACAAATACAAAGTTTACACCGCTTATGAGTATCTGGAAAAAAGATTTGATTTAAAAACCCGTTCTCTCGCAGCTATTTTGTTTTTGGTACAAAGAGGTTTAGGAACAGGAATTACTATTTATGCACCTTCCATTATTTTATCAGCTTTATTGGGATGGAATCTTACCTACACGAATATTATTATTGGTATTTTGGTAATTATTTACACTTTTTCCGGTGGAACCAAAGCGGTGAATGTGACGCAAAAACAACAAATGTTTGTCATATTGACCGGTATGATGATCACTTTTTTTCTGATTTTTGATTATTTACCCAATGACATGACCTTTGATAACGCCCTGCATATCGCCGGAGCCAATCAAAAAATGAACATCGTAAATTTTTCTTTTGATTTAGATGAAAAATATACTTTCTGGAGCGGTATCACGGGCGGGTTCTTCCTTGCCTTAGCCTATTTTGGAACAGACCAATCGCAGGTAGGACGTTATTTATCAGGTAAATCAGTAAAGGAAAGTCAGATGGGATTAATTATGAACGGATTTTTAAAAGTTCCCATGCAATTCCTTATTTTACTGACCGGAGTGATGGTTTTTGTCTTTTTTCAATTCAATGTAACACCTTTGAATTTTAACCCAAATAATAAAATAATCGTAGAAAATTCTAAATACAAAACCGAATACCAGAATCTACAGAAAGAACTGGATCAGTTATCCGAAAACGAAAAAGTCATTAATCTACTGTACATTGACCAACTCAATCAGGATTACGACAATCCTACCCTTCGAAAAGGATTAGTAGATTTGGCTATCAAAGAAAAAGAATTAAGAGCCAAGGCCAAAGAAATAATAACCAAAGCAGACAGCAAAGCAGAAACAAACGATAAAGATTATGTGTTTTTCTATTTCATACTTCATTACCTACCCAAAGGTTTAATCGGTTTATTACTTGCTGTAATCATTTCTGCGGCGATGTCTTCTACGGCTTCGGGGCTAACGGCTTTGGCATCGACAACAGCAATTGATATTTATAAACGTAACATAAAAGAAGAAAAAGACGAAAAACATTATCTGAATGCTTCCAAACTTTTCACTCTTATGTGGGGAATTATCGCTATTGCTTTTGCTTGTATTGCAACACTTTTTGAAAATTTAATTCAATTGGTAAACATCATCGGATCTATATTTTACGGAACCGTTCTTGGTATTTTCCTTGTTGGTTTTTATACCAAAAAAATACAGGGAAAATCAATTTACTACAGTGCCATCATCAGCCAAATTGCAATTTTTATCATTTATTATTTCACGAATTTCATTTACCCTAGCGGAGCCGAAAAATTGGGGTATTTATGGCTTAATTTTATTGGGGCATTGCTCACAATAATTTTATCCTATTTACTCCAAATATCAGTCTTCAAAAGCGAGGAAGAACTAACAACATTAGTAGACAATAGTATTACATAA
- a CDS encoding DUF2911 domain-containing protein, translating to MKKIFLILTLIIAPFIAEAQVKVPLASPKSTVFQTVGLTDIEIVYCRPAARGRAVFGNLVPFGKVWRTGANENTTISFSDDVTIDGKVLPKGKYALYTIPKIESWEVIFYSTTNNWGTPEVWNEANVVLRTTVKEEALVKPVESLTIGISSLDANFAYLDIAWENSSVSMKFEVPTQKNTMESIEKVLAGPTSADYFTAAQYVFQSNGDNAKALNYIDKAMDMSTEKPYWYTRLKSQIQARSSDYKNAIETAKISLAAAEAAKNQDYVKMNKESIAEWSKKEQ from the coding sequence ATGAAAAAGATTTTTTTAATTTTAACTTTAATAATTGCTCCTTTCATTGCAGAGGCGCAAGTAAAAGTTCCTTTAGCCAGCCCTAAGTCTACTGTGTTTCAAACCGTAGGATTGACAGATATAGAAATTGTTTATTGCAGACCGGCAGCGAGAGGAAGAGCTGTTTTTGGAAATTTGGTTCCTTTTGGGAAAGTATGGAGAACGGGAGCCAATGAAAATACAACTATTTCTTTTAGTGATGATGTAACAATTGACGGTAAAGTTTTGCCTAAGGGAAAATATGCATTGTACACAATTCCTAAAATAGAAAGTTGGGAAGTGATTTTTTACTCAACGACCAACAATTGGGGAACTCCAGAAGTATGGAATGAGGCAAATGTCGTATTGAGAACGACAGTAAAAGAGGAGGCCCTCGTAAAACCGGTTGAATCACTTACGATAGGAATCAGTAGTTTGGATGCTAATTTTGCTTATTTGGATATCGCTTGGGAAAATTCTTCTGTTTCGATGAAATTTGAAGTGCCTACTCAAAAGAATACAATGGAAAGTATAGAAAAAGTTCTGGCGGGTCCTACATCGGCGGATTACTTTACGGCAGCACAATATGTTTTTCAATCAAATGGAGATAACGCAAAAGCTTTGAACTACATTGACAAAGCAATGGATATGAGTACAGAAAAACCGTATTGGTACACTCGTTTGAAATCACAGATTCAGGCAAGATCAAGCGATTATAAAAATGCTATCGAAACAGCAAAAATTTCTCTTGCAGCGGCTGAAGCTGCCAAAAACCAGGATTACGTAAAAATGAATAAAGAAAGTATTGCTGAATGGAGTAAAAAAGAACAATAA